The Acidovorax sp. RAC01 genomic sequence GCCACCCTGCAGCCCGGCTGGCTGGGCAAGGGCACCACCCGCTCCGGCGCGGGCATTTCACTGCTGGAGGCCCCCGCCACCCCGGCGGCACAGCCGGTGGCCGGCAGCTTCAGCGTGGCGGCACGCAAGGCCGCGCCTGCGGTGGTGAGCATCAATACCAGCAAGGCAGTGCGCCATCCGCGCAGCAACGACCCGTGGTTCCAGTTCTTCTTTGGCGACCAGGGCAGCCAGGCGCAGGCGGGCCTGGGCAGCGGGGTCATCGTCAGCCCCGACGGCTACATCCTGACCAACAACCATGTGGTCGAAGGTGCCGATGAGATTGAGGTCACGCTGAACGACAGCCGCCGCGCCCGCGCCACGGTGATCGGCACCGACCCCGACACCGACCTGGCCATCCTGCGCATCGAGCTCGACAAGCTGCCGGTGATCGTGCTGGGCAACTCGGATGCGCTCGCGGTGGGCGACCAGGTGCTGGCCATCGGCAACCCGTTTGGCGTCGGCCAGACGGTGACCAGTGGCATCGTGAGCGCACTGGGCCGCACGCAGCTGGGCATCAACACGTTTGAGAACTTCATCCAGACCGACGCGGCCATCAACCCCGGCAATTCGGGCGGCGCGCTGGTGGACGTGAACGGCAACCTGATGGGCATCAACACGGCCATCTATTCGCGCTCGGGCGGCAGCATGGGCATCGGCTTCGCCATTCCCGTCTCTACCGCACGCCTGGTGCTCGACGGCATCGTGAAGGACGGCCAGGTTACCCGCGGCTGGATCGGCGTGGAACCCAACGAGCTCTCCCCCGAGCTGGCTGAAACCTTTGGCGTCAAGGCCACCGAAGGCGTGATCATCACCGGCGTGCTGCAGGACGGACCCGCCGCGCAGGCTGGCATGCGGCCCGGCGATGTGATCGTGCGCGTGGATGGCAAGAACGTGGCCAATGTGTCGGAACTGCTCACGGCCGTGGCCGCCCTCAAACCCGGGGCGGCTTCGCCCTTTGTGGTGCAGCGCGGCGACAAGATGGTGGAACTGAACATCAGCCCCGGCGTACGCCCACGGCCGCAGCGCAACGTGCGGCGCTAGGACATTTCGGCCCCCAGGGTGGCACACGGCAACCACGCGGGGCGTTGTCTGCATCGAGGAAAGTTGTGGGGCAGCGAGGTGCGATGCGGCCCAGCATGGCCCGCCCCGGCCCACCGGCGCAACTGCATCGAGCGAAATGGCGGACGCCTGAATGCTATTGAATAAATAGCAGCAGGGGCAATCCAATCATGCCCAAGGGGCCAATTTGGCCCCGAAAACGAGAGCTGGACCGGTATCGGGGACCTGGGCGTCCGAGCGGCTGAGAAAGCCTGGCGCGCGGCGATGAAGCCGCCCCAAGGCAACGGTCCGAACCAGCGTCCAACACGCGGCGCAGTTGCCGACCGGCGAACACGCGCAATCCCCATACCGGCACGCCCACCCCGGCGCCGGCCGGTACCGCCCGACCTGCGGGCCCAGGCAGATCAGGAATGCGTGGCGGTTTCCTGCACGTCTTCGGGCGCCTTGGTGTGCTTGATGAAAATCTGGGCCGCCCAGATCCCCACCTGGTACAGGATACACATCGGGATGGCCAGCGACAGCTGCGACACCACGTCCGGCGGCGTGACGATGGCGGCAATCACGAACGCAATGACGATGAAGTACCCGCGGAAATCACGGAGTTTCTCGATCGACACCACGCCCATGCGCGCCAGCACGACCACCGCAATCGGCACCTCGAAGGCCAGCCCGAACGCCAGAAACATCGACAGCACGAAGCTCAGGTACGCCTCGATGTCTGGCGCAGCGGTGATGCTCTTGGGGGCAAAGCTCTGGATAAAGGCAAACACCTGGCCAAACACCAGGTAGTAGCAAAAGGCCACGCCGATGAAGAACAGCAGGGTGCTGGAGATCACCAGTGGCAGTACCAGCTTCTTTTCGTGCGAATACAGGCCCGGTGCCACGAAGGCCCACACCTGCCACAGGACAAAGGGCAGCGCCAGCAGGAATGCCGACATCAGCAGGATCTTGAGCGGCACCATGAACGGCGAGATCACCGACGTGGCGATCAGCGTGGCGCCCTTGGGCAGGTGCGCCACCAGCGGGGCCGCCAGAAAGTCGTACAGCGCACCCGGCCCGGGGAAGAAGAACAGGATGGCCGCAGCCACCCCGATGGCGATGAACGCCTTGACCATGCGGTCGCGCAGCTCTACCAGATGCTGCACAAACGGCTGCTCGGTACCGGCAAGCTCGTCTTCTTTGGATGGGGTGTCGGACATGGAAAGGGTTGGTAGGCGTCAGGACCACCGCCCGCGCGGCGCGCAGCGAACGCACGCTGCGGTGCCGGCGCTGCCCGGTGGAATGGTGATCACTGGAATTTCTGCGGGCGGTAGCGTGCCACACGGGCAGCGCCAGACTGGGCCTTGGTGCGCACACCGCTGCGGGCCTTGTACCACTGCGGCGTGGTCCCGCGCTTGAGGCGCCAGTTCTTGCCGGGGTGCCGGTAAGCGGGCACCACCGAGGGCGGCTCCTGCAGCGGCGTATTGGCCATGTCGGTGGCTTCGGCCCAGTCGCGCTCGAACTCGCTGGCACTGGTCTGCACCGACTGCTGCACATCGCGCGCGGCATTCTCCACCGTGTCCTTCATCTTTTTGAGCTCGTCAAGCTCCATGGACCGGTTGACCTCGGCCTTCACGTCGGACACGTAGCGCTGCGCCTTGCCCAGCAGGGTACCCACCGTGCGGGCAACGCGCGGCAGCTTCTCGGGGCCGATGACGATCAGCGCCACGGCGCCGATCAGCGCCATCTTGGACAGGCCAATATCAATCATGGATCAACCTGGCGCCAGGTGCGGGTGTGCGAAAGCCGGGTGTGCAGGCGCCGCGCCAAGGCAGCCGGTCAGCTCTTGTGCTTGGCTTCGACATCGATGGTGGTCTTGTCCGCGGCCGTGCTGTTGGCAACTTGGGAAGGGGCTGGCGTGGTGGCAGAGGGAGCGTCGGCCGAGCCGTCCTTCATGCCGTCCTTGAAGCCCTTGACGGCGCCGCCGAGATCGGAGCCCATGTTCTTGAGCTTCTTGGTGCCGAAGACCATCACAACGATCAGCAGCACGATCAGCCAGTGCCAGATGGAAAAAGAGCCCATGGAATATCTCCTGATGAATTGCAGTCATTTTAGACGGGGGCCGGGGCAGCATCGCCCCGCACGCCCCGGGTGTGGCAGACAGCGCCTGCGGTGCGTCAGCCTCGGTCAGCCTTTGAGCCAGGGCCGGGGTCCGCCCATCACATGGATGTGCAGATGGTGGATTTCCTGCCCGCCTTCAAGCCCCGTGTTTACCACGACGCGAAAGCCACCCTCGGGGTATGGGTTGCAGCCCTGCTCCATGGCCAGCCGCGGGGCCAGCGCCATCATGCGCCCGAGCACGCCCGCATGCGCATCGGTGACCTGCGCCATCGAAGGGATATGCAGCTTGGGCACCATCAGAAAATGCACCGGCGCCCAGGGGTGGATGTCGTGGAAGGCAAAGATTTCCTCGTCTTCATAGACCTTCTTCGAAGGAATCTGGCCCGCGATGATCTTGCAGAAAAGGCAGTTCGGATCGTGCATGAAAGGATCAGGACAAGAGATGGAATCAGGGGGTGGGGATGCAGTGGGCACCCCGCGCACAGTGCAGCGCACTCGCCATGTCAGGCATTGTCCGCGATCCGGATGCTCGGGCG encodes the following:
- the tatC gene encoding twin-arginine translocase subunit TatC: MSDTPSKEDELAGTEQPFVQHLVELRDRMVKAFIAIGVAAAILFFFPGPGALYDFLAAPLVAHLPKGATLIATSVISPFMVPLKILLMSAFLLALPFVLWQVWAFVAPGLYSHEKKLVLPLVISSTLLFFIGVAFCYYLVFGQVFAFIQSFAPKSITAAPDIEAYLSFVLSMFLAFGLAFEVPIAVVVLARMGVVSIEKLRDFRGYFIVIAFVIAAIVTPPDVVSQLSLAIPMCILYQVGIWAAQIFIKHTKAPEDVQETATHS
- the tatA gene encoding Sec-independent protein translocase subunit TatA, which gives rise to MGSFSIWHWLIVLLIVVMVFGTKKLKNMGSDLGGAVKGFKDGMKDGSADAPSATTPAPSQVANSTAADKTTIDVEAKHKS
- a CDS encoding trypsin-like peptidase domain-containing protein yields the protein MKRMWLLFSQTVTVLVAAYFVVATLQPGWLGKGTTRSGAGISLLEAPATPAAQPVAGSFSVAARKAAPAVVSINTSKAVRHPRSNDPWFQFFFGDQGSQAQAGLGSGVIVSPDGYILTNNHVVEGADEIEVTLNDSRRARATVIGTDPDTDLAILRIELDKLPVIVLGNSDALAVGDQVLAIGNPFGVGQTVTSGIVSALGRTQLGINTFENFIQTDAAINPGNSGGALVDVNGNLMGINTAIYSRSGGSMGIGFAIPVSTARLVLDGIVKDGQVTRGWIGVEPNELSPELAETFGVKATEGVIITGVLQDGPAAQAGMRPGDVIVRVDGKNVANVSELLTAVAALKPGAASPFVVQRGDKMVELNISPGVRPRPQRNVRR
- the tatB gene encoding Sec-independent protein translocase protein TatB, which gives rise to MIDIGLSKMALIGAVALIVIGPEKLPRVARTVGTLLGKAQRYVSDVKAEVNRSMELDELKKMKDTVENAARDVQQSVQTSASEFERDWAEATDMANTPLQEPPSVVPAYRHPGKNWRLKRGTTPQWYKARSGVRTKAQSGAARVARYRPQKFQ
- a CDS encoding histidine triad nucleotide-binding protein; amino-acid sequence: MHDPNCLFCKIIAGQIPSKKVYEDEEIFAFHDIHPWAPVHFLMVPKLHIPSMAQVTDAHAGVLGRMMALAPRLAMEQGCNPYPEGGFRVVVNTGLEGGQEIHHLHIHVMGGPRPWLKG